A stretch of Lathyrus oleraceus cultivar Zhongwan6 chromosome 6, CAAS_Psat_ZW6_1.0, whole genome shotgun sequence DNA encodes these proteins:
- the LOC127092177 gene encoding uncharacterized protein LOC127092177 has product MSMKMKMEEQENLNLIPPTATLEIDKDLTLLPRIKLNLTVHPSTPSSSITNQIDEWKTKRALLDFLQTSHSLPFPLPEEDLQFKRFNKDLKKRKREDPVVYGTLHIWDLSFLSEKNENDVVKWRNGLRNVNRSSRREPDTVVVSGVPSRWFAETRVSSKPSMLVTHTIFSKFGKIRFVLNTIYSFYVLILGYHGGI; this is encoded by the coding sequence ATGAGCATGAAGATGAAAATGGAGGAGCAAGAAAATCTAAACCTAATCCCCCCAACAGCAACCCTAGAAATAGACAAAGACCTCACTCTCCTACCACGCATCAAACTCAACCTCACCGTACACCCTTCCACACCTTCATCCTCCATAACAAACCAAATCGACGAATGGAAAACCAAACGAGCCTTACTCGATTTTCTCCAAACCTCTCATTCTCTTCCCTTTCCTCTCCCCGAAGAAGATCTTCAATTCAAACGCTTCAACAAAGACCTCAAAAAGCGTAAACGCGAAGATCCCGTCGTTTACGGTACACTCCACATCTGGGACCTGTCGTTTTTGAGTGAGAAGAATGAAAACGACGTTGTGAAATGGAGGAATGGTCTTCGGAATGTCAATCGGAGTTCCAGGCGCGAACCGGATACGGTTGTTGTTAGTGGTGTGCCGTCGCGGTGGTTCGCGGAGACTAGGGTTTCTTCTAAACCTTCTATGCTTGTTACTCATACCATTTTTTCAAAGTTTGGCAAGATAAGGTTTGTTTTGAATACAATTTATAGCTTTTATGTGCTTATTTTGGGATATCATGGGGGTATTTGA